The Chryseobacterium aureum genome contains a region encoding:
- a CDS encoding dicarboxylate/amino acid:cation symporter, which produces MKGQNKLFIAIIIALVVGVGIGGVVHVSYPESAEPFSKNIKLLGTVFIRLVQMIIAPLVFTTLVVGIAKMSDIKMIGRVGTKAMLWFISASLVSLFIGLILVNWLEPGHVTKLPIQDVSSADELLKNSKSFSMEDFVKHMIPKSLFEAFATNEVLQIVVFAVMFGVALANLGEEYAKPVVKLFDIIAHAILKMVGYIMWFAPLGVLGAIAAVVATNGFEIFKVYAVYLRDFFFAIGVLWLVLLLVGYLIIGNRLFDLLKRIKEPLLIAFSTTSSEAVFPKLVEELEKFGCNSRVVSFILPLGYSFNLDGSMMYMTFASIFIAQIYGIEMTIGQQITMLLVLMLTSKGIAGVPRASLVIIVATCSMFGIPPEGIALILPIDHFCDMGRSMTNVLGNTLATTAVSKWEGQLTEPLDKI; this is translated from the coding sequence ATGAAAGGACAGAATAAACTTTTTATAGCAATTATCATTGCCCTGGTGGTGGGTGTAGGGATTGGAGGTGTTGTGCATGTGAGTTATCCGGAAAGCGCAGAACCTTTTTCCAAAAACATAAAACTGTTAGGAACCGTTTTTATCAGATTGGTACAGATGATCATTGCACCTTTGGTTTTTACAACCTTGGTAGTGGGAATTGCCAAAATGAGTGATATTAAAATGATTGGAAGGGTAGGAACAAAAGCGATGCTTTGGTTTATTTCTGCTTCTCTGGTTTCTCTTTTTATCGGGTTGATTCTTGTGAACTGGCTGGAGCCGGGGCATGTTACCAAATTGCCGATCCAGGATGTTTCTTCTGCCGATGAGCTTCTTAAGAACAGTAAAAGTTTTTCTATGGAAGACTTTGTAAAACATATGATTCCTAAAAGTTTATTTGAAGCCTTTGCTACCAACGAGGTCTTGCAGATTGTTGTATTTGCCGTAATGTTTGGGGTAGCACTTGCCAATTTGGGAGAAGAATATGCTAAACCTGTAGTGAAGCTTTTCGATATCATTGCCCATGCTATTCTTAAAATGGTAGGTTATATCATGTGGTTTGCTCCGCTGGGAGTACTGGGAGCTATTGCAGCAGTGGTTGCGACGAATGGTTTCGAAATTTTTAAAGTATATGCTGTTTATTTAAGAGATTTTTTCTTCGCCATAGGGGTTCTTTGGCTGGTACTTCTGCTGGTAGGATATCTTATTATAGGAAACCGTCTTTTTGACCTTTTAAAAAGAATTAAAGAGCCATTACTGATTGCCTTCTCTACAACCAGTTCAGAGGCTGTATTCCCGAAATTAGTGGAAGAGCTTGAAAAATTCGGGTGTAACAGCAGAGTTGTATCTTTTATTTTACCTTTGGGATATTCATTCAACCTGGATGGAAGTATGATGTATATGACCTTTGCTTCAATTTTCATCGCCCAGATCTACGGTATCGAAATGACCATCGGACAGCAGATCACCATGCTTCTGGTACTAATGCTTACTTCAAAAGGAATTGCAGGGGTTCCGAGAGCTTCTCTGGTCATTATTGTAGCAACCTGTTCCATGTTCGGGATCCCGCCGGAAGGGATCGCCCTGATTTTACCGATAGACCATTTCTGCGATATGGGAAGAAGTATGACCAACGTACTTGGAAATACACTGGCCACTACTGCCGTTTCTAAGTGGGAGGGACAGCTGACTGAACCATTAGACAAAATTTAA
- a CDS encoding BON domain-containing protein encodes MKKTIAMAALAVAVSFGAVSCKKKVSDADLQTQATTVVTSNPNASVEVKEGVAHLSGTFADQQSKDAMIAKLKAISGVKDVMDMSTIAAAPAAAPVETASAVDPAVQKKVQDAVKDFPSVKVEVVNGQLTLTGNVSALQARKIKESVDALKIGKYNNNLIVK; translated from the coding sequence ATGAAAAAAACTATTGCAATGGCTGCATTAGCTGTAGCTGTATCTTTCGGTGCTGTTTCTTGTAAAAAGAAAGTTTCTGATGCCGATCTTCAGACTCAGGCTACAACGGTAGTAACTTCTAATCCCAATGCTTCTGTGGAAGTAAAAGAAGGTGTGGCACACTTAAGCGGAACTTTTGCAGATCAGCAATCTAAGGATGCAATGATTGCAAAGCTAAAAGCAATCAGCGGAGTAAAAGACGTAATGGATATGTCTACAATAGCTGCTGCTCCTGCTGCAGCTCCTGTTGAAACAGCTTCAGCTGTAGATCCTGCTGTTCAGAAAAAAGTACAGGATGCGGTGAAAGATTTCCCTTCTGTAAAAGTAGAAGTTGTGAACGGACAGCTTACTCTTACAGGAAATGTTTCTGCTTTGCAGGCCAGAAAAATCAAAGAATCGGTAGATGCTTTGAAAATCGGAAAGTATAACAACAACCTAATCGTAAAATAA
- a CDS encoding CocE/NonD family hydrolase — protein sequence MKIHISVLFILFFILGKAQKTEQKDPFVKDNFTKKEFYIPMRDGVKLFTAVYIPKDISNKNKYPFLMQRTCYSIAPYGENEYKTKVGPNSYLMKDKYIFVYQDVRGRYMSEGTFTNMTPQVERKTKKDVDESTDTYDTIEWLLKNIKDNNGKAGQFGTSYPGFYTAVGTLSQHPALVASSPQAPISDFWNDDFLHNGRFMLGYFRTFPVFGIQKTQPEKQAWYMDSFIKQTSEDGLKFYRDMGTLKDGYEKYYKNNFFMTEIMNHPNYDEFWQKRGLLPHLKNINHAVMTVGGWFDAEDLSGPLNIYKTIEKTSPKAKNTIVMGPFSHGGWSQEQGKHFHSETYFGDSIATYYQKNIETKFFSHYLKGNTKQDAGLPEALMYDTGAKEWKEFASYPPKNAQKVNFYLADKTLKKTSGPGYSEYYSDPNNPVLSSDHLKDFNGFTPKNYMSEDQRFAVGRPDVLTFTTDVLTDDITFTGEIMAKLNIASTSTDADFAVKLIDVYPEDFKPAEKKDGVIYGNYHQMVRSEIMPARFRNTKEKGEALVPNQKTAVNFRLQDVVHTFKKGHKIQIQISSTWFPLFAINPQKFMDNPNFATKEDYTKAFIKVYDDSFIEADVLK from the coding sequence ATGAAAATCCATATTTCAGTATTATTCATTCTTTTTTTCATTCTTGGAAAAGCCCAAAAGACGGAACAGAAAGACCCATTCGTTAAAGACAATTTCACCAAGAAAGAATTTTATATTCCTATGCGTGACGGCGTGAAGCTTTTCACAGCGGTCTATATCCCGAAAGATATTTCAAACAAGAATAAATATCCGTTTCTGATGCAGAGAACCTGCTACAGCATAGCGCCCTATGGAGAGAACGAATATAAAACAAAAGTAGGTCCTAATTCTTATCTTATGAAAGACAAGTATATTTTCGTATATCAGGATGTACGCGGAAGATATATGAGTGAAGGTACTTTTACCAATATGACTCCACAGGTAGAGCGCAAAACCAAAAAAGACGTGGATGAAAGTACAGATACATATGATACGATCGAATGGCTATTAAAAAATATCAAAGACAATAATGGAAAAGCAGGTCAGTTCGGCACCTCATATCCAGGGTTCTATACTGCTGTTGGAACATTGTCACAGCACCCTGCTTTGGTGGCATCTTCACCTCAGGCTCCTATTTCTGATTTCTGGAATGATGATTTTCTTCACAACGGAAGATTCATGCTGGGCTATTTCAGAACATTCCCGGTTTTCGGAATTCAGAAAACACAGCCGGAAAAGCAGGCCTGGTATATGGATTCTTTCATCAAGCAGACTTCCGAAGATGGATTAAAATTCTACAGAGATATGGGCACCCTGAAAGACGGGTATGAAAAATATTACAAGAACAATTTCTTCATGACAGAAATTATGAATCATCCCAATTACGATGAATTTTGGCAGAAAAGAGGACTTCTTCCTCATTTGAAGAATATCAATCATGCTGTAATGACTGTAGGCGGATGGTTTGATGCAGAAGATCTTTCCGGACCTCTGAATATTTACAAGACCATTGAAAAAACAAGTCCAAAGGCTAAAAATACAATCGTAATGGGACCTTTCTCCCACGGCGGCTGGTCTCAGGAGCAGGGAAAACATTTTCACAGTGAAACGTATTTTGGAGACAGTATTGCCACCTATTATCAGAAAAATATAGAAACAAAGTTCTTCAGCCATTATCTGAAAGGCAATACCAAGCAGGATGCAGGGCTTCCTGAAGCTCTGATGTATGATACCGGAGCCAAAGAATGGAAAGAATTCGCTTCTTATCCGCCTAAAAATGCACAGAAAGTGAATTTCTATTTAGCTGATAAAACCTTGAAGAAAACTTCCGGACCAGGGTATTCTGAATATTACAGTGATCCTAACAATCCTGTTTTAAGTTCAGATCATTTAAAAGATTTTAATGGTTTCACCCCGAAAAATTATATGTCGGAAGACCAGAGATTTGCAGTGGGAAGACCTGATGTATTAACTTTCACTACCGATGTATTGACAGACGACATAACTTTTACCGGAGAGATCATGGCCAAACTGAATATTGCTTCCACTTCCACCGATGCTGATTTTGCTGTAAAGTTAATTGATGTTTATCCTGAAGATTTTAAGCCTGCAGAAAAGAAAGATGGAGTTATTTATGGTAATTATCATCAGATGGTAAGAAGTGAGATTATGCCTGCAAGATTCAGAAATACAAAAGAAAAAGGAGAAGCATTAGTTCCTAACCAGAAAACAGCCGTTAATTTCAGACTTCAGGATGTAGTTCATACCTTCAAAAAAGGACACAAAATCCAGATTCAGATCAGCAGTACCTGGTTCCCGCTTTTCGCGATTAATCCACAGAAGTTTATGGATAATCCGAATTTTGCCACCAAAGAGGATTATACCAAAGCATTTATTAAAGTATATGATGACAGCTTTATTGAAGCTGACGTTTTAAAATAA
- a CDS encoding TonB-dependent receptor produces MKKTLLLLTLMFTVIILHAQKLHLDGKISDSEKKPIENATVYLLKVKDSSIVNYTATNKEGKFSLKIDELKEPSILKIDAEKVSSYTKRFEKIDQSLSLGDIQLEKQGLVNAIDEVKITVSPVKIKKDTIEFNAAAIKVRPDSKIEELLKQIPGVEINNDGKITVNGKEVDQIMINGKPFFDKDGKIALQNLPADIIKNIQFTTTKTKEEELSGKAPKSQNTTINFTIDEKKNKGLLTRLTVGYGSDKRYEASGLASYFKGNTKISLLASSNNINSQGFSRDEVFDSMGNGRNAWMMQGGSVSTVGNVTYYSQGGGTKGIQRSTTIGLNYSDKFGKDADLDSFSLMHSDSNTETKSKVSRSTLLPDYTLQTHSESNGENESKQYNFDASVKIKLDSMTSIYLSPRFTKNSSFSFNNSKSSTLRNGSLLNESNAYSSNDSESNSFSPYLYFSRKFRKKGRSVSANINSSISESRRDNLNQSQNTFYQQSGTTFDNRDQLAKNKNQNNSFNFNAGYTEPVSDSSSVSFEVKYETKSSTDLRNVNDFDNVTGNYSKFNQLLSNNMKQRINQISPELTYQINKNKLNFWASAKLNVSDMKVNSLYNGQQYNLQKNFTLPEYNVNLYYQLGEGKILSIYNYSNFTIPTAEQLTPYKDESNPLATYQGNPDLKNTWSNSLSLYFNNYNKVKYISYYINIGFTYRNNDIINFSTYDNTGKQIVTYDNVSGNKSINAGGGFSKTLKWKNNTLTINPRFNMNYAYNNGFIDGQSFTSNSYNLNPGLNLVYEIKDKITIRPSYRIGYNFSNYTNYSVTNVNTTNQSLKLELTNYLLKGNFVLGNDFEYNTNSNIAPGFKKDFYFWNTSLGYSFYKKQFTAKVKVYDVLNQNQSVRRTITDSYFEDREDLILKRYIMFSISMKLNKFAGKKAQ; encoded by the coding sequence ATGAAGAAAACTCTGTTGCTATTGACTTTGATGTTCACAGTCATAATACTGCACGCTCAAAAATTACACCTTGACGGAAAAATATCAGACTCTGAAAAGAAACCGATAGAAAATGCCACCGTCTATCTTTTGAAAGTAAAAGATTCATCTATCGTTAATTACACAGCAACCAATAAAGAGGGAAAATTTTCTCTGAAAATTGATGAGCTTAAAGAACCTTCCATTCTTAAGATTGATGCTGAGAAGGTATCTTCTTACACCAAAAGATTTGAAAAAATAGACCAGTCCTTATCTCTGGGAGATATTCAGCTTGAAAAGCAGGGTCTGGTGAATGCTATTGATGAGGTAAAAATCACAGTATCTCCCGTTAAAATTAAAAAAGATACGATTGAGTTCAATGCGGCAGCCATTAAAGTAAGACCTGACAGTAAAATAGAGGAACTTCTGAAGCAGATTCCCGGTGTAGAAATAAATAATGACGGAAAAATTACAGTTAACGGGAAGGAAGTAGATCAGATTATGATCAACGGAAAACCGTTTTTTGATAAAGACGGCAAAATTGCCCTTCAGAACTTACCTGCCGATATCATCAAAAACATTCAGTTTACCACCACTAAAACAAAGGAGGAAGAACTAAGCGGAAAAGCCCCGAAATCTCAGAATACAACCATCAATTTTACTATTGATGAAAAGAAAAATAAAGGATTACTGACAAGACTTACCGTAGGCTATGGATCCGACAAACGGTATGAAGCAAGCGGGCTGGCCAGTTATTTTAAAGGAAATACGAAAATAAGCCTTCTGGCCTCTTCCAATAACATCAATTCGCAGGGATTCTCCAGAGATGAGGTTTTTGACAGCATGGGCAACGGCCGGAATGCCTGGATGATGCAGGGAGGATCTGTCTCTACGGTAGGAAATGTAACGTATTACAGCCAGGGAGGCGGAACAAAGGGAATTCAAAGGTCTACAACCATCGGCCTTAATTACAGTGATAAGTTCGGAAAAGATGCTGACCTGGATTCTTTCAGCTTGATGCACTCCGATTCTAATACGGAAACGAAGTCCAAAGTTTCAAGATCTACCCTTTTACCGGATTACACGCTTCAAACCCATTCTGAAAGCAATGGTGAAAATGAATCCAAACAGTACAATTTCGACGCTTCAGTCAAAATAAAGCTGGATTCTATGACGAGTATCTATCTTTCCCCAAGATTCACTAAAAACAGCAGCTTCAGTTTTAACAATTCGAAGTCATCTACTTTGAGAAACGGGAGTCTTCTAAATGAAAGTAATGCGTATTCAAGTAATGACTCGGAAAGCAATTCATTTAGTCCATACCTCTATTTTTCAAGAAAATTCCGGAAAAAAGGCCGTTCAGTTTCAGCCAATATAAACAGCTCCATATCAGAATCCAGAAGAGATAACCTGAACCAGTCCCAGAACACCTTCTATCAGCAAAGCGGTACTACTTTTGACAACAGGGATCAGCTGGCTAAAAATAAAAATCAGAACAATTCATTTAATTTCAATGCCGGATATACGGAACCTGTTTCCGATTCATCAAGCGTGAGTTTTGAAGTGAAATATGAAACCAAATCATCTACAGACCTGAGAAATGTAAATGATTTTGATAATGTAACAGGCAACTATTCGAAATTCAACCAGCTTTTATCTAATAATATGAAGCAGAGGATCAATCAGATCTCTCCTGAACTAACGTATCAGATTAACAAAAACAAACTGAATTTCTGGGCGTCCGCGAAACTTAATGTTTCCGATATGAAGGTCAATTCTCTGTATAACGGCCAGCAGTATAATCTGCAGAAAAATTTTACGCTGCCGGAATATAATGTTAACCTCTATTATCAGCTGGGTGAAGGTAAGATTTTAAGCATCTATAATTATTCTAATTTCACCATACCAACTGCAGAACAGCTTACTCCGTATAAAGATGAGTCTAATCCTCTGGCAACCTATCAGGGAAATCCTGACCTGAAAAATACATGGAGCAACAGCCTTTCCCTGTATTTCAACAATTATAACAAAGTAAAATATATCAGTTACTATATCAATATCGGTTTTACCTACAGGAATAATGATATCATTAATTTTTCCACCTACGATAATACCGGAAAACAGATCGTTACCTATGATAACGTAAGCGGAAATAAAAGCATCAATGCCGGCGGGGGATTCAGTAAAACCCTGAAATGGAAAAACAATACACTGACCATTAACCCAAGATTCAACATGAATTATGCTTACAATAATGGTTTCATTGACGGGCAGTCTTTCACCAGCAATTCCTATAATCTTAATCCGGGGCTTAATCTTGTGTATGAAATCAAAGATAAAATAACCATCAGGCCTTCCTACAGAATTGGATACAACTTCTCCAACTATACCAATTACAGTGTGACCAACGTAAATACAACTAATCAGTCGTTAAAACTTGAACTCACCAATTATCTGCTGAAAGGCAATTTCGTATTGGGAAACGATTTTGAATATAATACCAATTCCAATATTGCCCCTGGGTTTAAAAAGGATTTTTATTTCTGGAATACCAGCCTTGGATACTCCTTCTATAAAAAACAGTTTACGGCAAAAGTGAAAGTCTATGATGTATTAAACCAAAACCAAAGTGTGAGAAGAACCATCACAGATTCTTATTTCGAAGACCGTGAAGATTTAATTCTGAAAAGATACATCATGTTCTCCATCAGCATGAAACTGAATAAGTTTGCCGGCAAAAAAGCACAGTAA
- a CDS encoding SH3 domain-containing protein — protein MSELQDKYSSVVSAAQSAGISNLQVQEQDGILYVSGSASNTAAKDAVWNALGAIDSTYSASDINIDVQVAGLSSGASLTVATEDSNLNIRQEPSTEAAVVGKAAKGSSVTLIEQTSDDWWKVKTTDGQEGYAYSRYLRA, from the coding sequence ATGAGCGAATTACAAGATAAATATTCAAGCGTAGTTTCAGCAGCTCAGTCTGCAGGGATCTCCAATCTTCAGGTTCAGGAGCAGGACGGTATTCTTTATGTTTCCGGAAGTGCTTCCAACACTGCGGCTAAAGATGCTGTATGGAATGCTTTAGGGGCTATTGATTCTACTTATTCTGCTTCGGATATCAATATTGATGTACAGGTTGCAGGTCTTAGTTCAGGAGCTTCTTTAACCGTTGCTACTGAAGATTCTAACCTGAATATCAGACAGGAGCCTTCTACTGAAGCTGCCGTAGTAGGCAAAGCTGCTAAAGGTTCTTCTGTAACGTTAATTGAGCAGACTTCTGACGATTGGTGGAAAGTGAAAACTACTGACGGACAGGAAGGATATGCTTATTCAAGATATTTGAGAGCTTAA
- a CDS encoding phytanoyl-CoA dioxygenase family protein, which produces MSLNNLENHKSHIEKYGFAVINNVFSPKELEAINHVLRNIDTSKENFRKSDDLFAIRQFLKEVPEIRDLVFNENIRKVIKELFGEKYFAVKSIYFDKPETSNWYVAYHQDLTISVDKKLELADFGPWTTKQNQFAVQPPLNILENIYTIRIHLDDTDEDNGALKVIPQSHAKGIYRPETIDWTVETEVICNVEKGGVMIMKPLTLHGSNRTTNGKKRRVIHIEFSDIELPEVLQWSERMNG; this is translated from the coding sequence ATGAGTTTAAATAATTTAGAAAATCATAAAAGCCATATTGAAAAATATGGCTTTGCTGTTATCAATAATGTGTTTTCGCCCAAAGAGCTTGAAGCCATCAACCATGTTCTGAGAAATATTGACACCTCCAAAGAAAATTTCAGGAAATCTGACGATCTTTTTGCTATCAGACAGTTTTTAAAAGAAGTTCCGGAAATCAGAGACCTGGTTTTTAATGAAAACATCAGGAAAGTAATAAAGGAGCTCTTCGGTGAAAAATATTTTGCCGTTAAAAGCATTTATTTTGATAAACCAGAAACCTCCAATTGGTACGTAGCTTATCATCAGGATCTGACCATTTCTGTAGATAAAAAACTGGAGCTTGCTGATTTTGGTCCATGGACCACCAAACAAAATCAGTTTGCAGTACAGCCTCCGCTGAATATTTTAGAAAATATCTATACCATCAGAATCCATCTGGATGATACGGATGAAGATAACGGAGCACTGAAAGTCATTCCTCAGTCTCACGCAAAAGGCATTTACAGACCGGAAACCATTGACTGGACTGTAGAAACAGAAGTGATCTGTAATGTGGAAAAAGGTGGTGTCATGATCATGAAACCACTCACGCTGCATGGTTCCAACCGGACGACCAACGGAAAGAAAAGAAGAGTAATCCATATCGAATTTTCTGATATCGAGCTACCTGAAGTCCTGCAGTGGTCAGAAAGAATGAATGGATAA
- a CDS encoding GH92 family glycosyl hydrolase produces the protein MKKGLIAFSIFITQIISAQNYSQYVNPLIGTGGHGHTFPGAIVPFGMVQLSPDTKIDGSWDGCSGYHYSDSVIYGFSHTHLNGTGVSDYGDIMLMPTMGNPSLSSKDYSSKFSHKNEKAMAGFYAVRLDKNNINVRLTATKRVGYHEYTFNNAGNANIILDLNHRDKLLEGEVKIIDDKTIEVFRRSEAWATNQYIYARIEFSKPMKISKKEVNGKQENNLFTGTKLALAFSANVKKGEKIHVKVAISPTGYEGAGKNMLAEGKPNDFETVKKQAETDWEKEFSKIEVKSDDKNKLAVFYTALYHVFTQPNINMDVDGKYRGRDNKLYNANGFDYYTVFSLWDTFRGAHPLMTLIDRKRTADFINTFIKQYEQGGKLPVWELASNETECMIGYHSVSVIADAMAKGIQGFDYEKAFQAARSSAMQDIFGLNAYKQNNYISIDDEHESVSKTVEYAYDDWCIAQMAKILGKKEDYQYFMKRSQNWKNLYNPKIGFIQPRKNGNWYEPFDPREVNNNYTEGNSWHYSYSVQQDIPGLIAAHGGKEKFEQFIDAIFTAPDKTTGREQVDITGLMGQYAQGNEPSHHIAYLYNFVDKPEKTDAKIKYILDNFYKNTPDGLIGNEDCGQMSAWYVLSSMGIYSVTPGLPEWQTTTPYFDEITIHLEDGTTRTITKNTGRAELKKLGFENVKSFKDFRYTEQTASPVISADRIFDFSTKVEITALNPNDKLYYMTMDDSDSNKRKTFSVYKTPFTITKTTQVMAYAERNGEKSSVTTANFNRRPNYWDINILSKVTPQYSATGKLALIDGIKGDVNWRKGEWQGYQGQNFEAVIDLKSPQQIKSLSSTYLQDSRAWILMPKKVEYYASMNGKDFILLKTIDNDIDPKDEKVQIKDFSTEILPTEARYIKVKAYYFGKLPEWHQGAGGDAYIFIDEIAVK, from the coding sequence ATGAAAAAAGGGCTTATTGCATTTTCTATATTTATTACTCAGATCATTTCCGCACAGAATTATTCCCAGTATGTTAATCCTTTGATAGGAACCGGAGGCCATGGCCACACTTTTCCGGGTGCTATTGTTCCTTTTGGGATGGTGCAGCTTTCTCCTGATACAAAAATCGACGGAAGCTGGGACGGATGCAGCGGATATCATTACTCGGATTCTGTGATCTATGGTTTCTCTCATACCCACCTGAACGGTACCGGAGTTTCGGATTATGGTGATATTATGCTGATGCCCACTATGGGAAATCCAAGCCTGAGCAGCAAAGATTATTCTTCAAAGTTTTCGCATAAAAATGAAAAAGCAATGGCAGGATTTTATGCCGTCAGATTAGACAAAAATAATATTAACGTTCGTCTTACTGCCACCAAAAGAGTAGGTTATCACGAATACACCTTCAACAACGCAGGAAATGCCAATATTATCTTAGATCTCAACCACAGGGATAAGCTTCTGGAAGGCGAAGTAAAGATCATTGATGATAAAACCATTGAAGTTTTCAGAAGAAGTGAAGCGTGGGCAACCAACCAATATATCTATGCTAGGATTGAATTTTCAAAACCGATGAAAATTTCAAAAAAAGAAGTGAATGGAAAACAGGAAAACAATCTGTTTACCGGAACAAAGCTTGCGCTTGCCTTTTCTGCCAATGTAAAAAAAGGAGAAAAAATCCATGTAAAAGTTGCTATTTCTCCTACAGGTTATGAAGGAGCAGGAAAGAATATGCTGGCAGAAGGAAAACCCAATGATTTTGAAACTGTAAAAAAACAGGCAGAAACCGATTGGGAAAAAGAATTTTCAAAAATTGAAGTAAAATCTGATGATAAAAATAAATTAGCCGTTTTTTACACTGCATTGTACCATGTTTTTACCCAACCCAATATCAATATGGACGTTGACGGAAAATACAGGGGCAGGGACAACAAGCTGTATAATGCCAATGGCTTTGATTATTACACTGTATTTTCACTTTGGGATACTTTCAGAGGTGCACATCCGCTGATGACTTTAATCGACAGAAAGAGAACTGCAGATTTCATCAATACTTTTATTAAGCAATACGAGCAGGGAGGAAAACTTCCGGTATGGGAACTGGCTTCCAATGAAACAGAATGTATGATCGGTTACCACTCTGTTTCCGTCATCGCGGATGCTATGGCTAAAGGAATTCAGGGATTTGATTATGAAAAGGCATTTCAGGCTGCCAGGAGTTCGGCAATGCAGGATATTTTCGGATTGAATGCTTATAAACAGAATAATTACATCAGCATAGATGATGAGCATGAAAGCGTCTCCAAAACCGTAGAATATGCTTATGACGACTGGTGTATTGCCCAGATGGCAAAAATTTTAGGAAAAAAAGAGGATTATCAGTATTTCATGAAGCGTTCTCAGAACTGGAAAAATCTGTACAATCCTAAAATCGGCTTCATTCAGCCGAGAAAGAATGGAAACTGGTATGAGCCATTTGATCCGAGGGAAGTCAATAATAATTATACGGAAGGCAATTCGTGGCATTACTCTTATTCCGTACAGCAGGATATTCCGGGATTGATTGCAGCACATGGTGGAAAAGAAAAGTTTGAACAGTTCATTGATGCGATCTTCACCGCTCCGGATAAAACAACAGGCCGGGAGCAGGTGGACATCACAGGATTGATGGGACAGTATGCTCAGGGGAATGAGCCAAGCCACCATATTGCTTACCTGTACAATTTTGTAGACAAGCCGGAAAAAACAGATGCTAAAATCAAATACATTCTGGACAATTTTTATAAAAACACCCCAGACGGACTGATCGGAAATGAAGACTGCGGCCAGATGAGTGCATGGTATGTTTTAAGCTCCATGGGAATTTATTCCGTAACTCCAGGATTACCCGAATGGCAAACGACAACGCCTTACTTTGATGAAATTACCATTCATCTTGAAGACGGTACTACAAGGACAATTACTAAAAACACCGGAAGAGCAGAGCTTAAAAAGCTTGGTTTTGAAAATGTGAAATCTTTTAAAGATTTTAGATATACAGAACAAACCGCGTCACCGGTAATTTCAGCAGACAGAATCTTTGATTTTTCTACAAAAGTTGAAATTACTGCATTGAACCCCAATGATAAGCTGTATTACATGACAATGGATGACAGTGACAGCAATAAAAGAAAGACTTTTTCTGTTTATAAAACTCCTTTCACGATCACCAAAACCACCCAGGTAATGGCTTACGCTGAAAGAAACGGTGAGAAAAGCTCTGTAACGACTGCCAATTTCAACAGAAGACCTAATTATTGGGATATTAACATCCTCTCAAAAGTTACTCCTCAGTATAGCGCTACCGGAAAACTGGCTCTTATTGACGGCATCAAGGGAGATGTCAACTGGAGAAAAGGGGAATGGCAAGGCTATCAGGGACAAAATTTTGAAGCCGTTATTGATTTAAAATCACCGCAACAAATCAAGTCATTATCCTCTACCTACCTTCAGGACAGCAGAGCATGGATTCTCATGCCTAAAAAAGTAGAATATTACGCTTCCATGAACGGTAAAGATTTTATCCTTTTAAAAACCATTGACAATGACATTGACCCTAAAGATGAAAAGGTACAGATCAAAGATTTTTCCACTGAGATTCTTCCTACCGAAGCCCGATATATCAAAGTAAAAGCCTATTACTTCGGAAAACTTCCGGAATGGCATCAGGGAGCAGGCGGTGATGCTTATATCTTTATTGATGAGATTGCGGTGAAGTAA